A window of Bacteroidales bacterium genomic DNA:
GAAAAGTGGAATTGTGCCCCGTTGGCGTTCGGCAAGCCGGGTACTTCATCAAACCCATAACCCCAGTCGAGGCCAAGGATACCAAACATCGGCAGAAAGACCCTCATGCCAAATCCCGCTGCACGATAAACTTTAAAAGGATTGAATGATGCAAAACTTTCCCAGGCATTTCCAGCTTCCAAAAATGTTAGCCCGTAAATGGTTGCACTAGGATTGAGTGAAAGTGGGAATCGCAGTTCAAATGTATATTTGCTGTAAATTGTACCACCAATATTGCGGTTTTTGTAATACTCCGGGGTGATGGTTTCATTTCCATATCCACGCATTCCGATCAACTCGCGGCCATCAAGGTTATTGTAGCCGGATAATCCGTCGCCGCCAAGGTAGAATCGCTCGAAAGGAGTAACTCCTATGTCTTTGTTATAAGCGCCCAGAAAGCCAAATTGTGTTCTGAAACTCACTACAAGGTTACTCACGGGGTTAGTGTAGAAGTTGGCTTTTATTTTCCATTTGTGGTACTCAATCCATTTGTATTTTTCTTCAACACTCATCAGGTTATAATTCTTATCGCTAAAAGCAGAATAAGGCGGTGTAACAGTTAACGAAAGCGAAACCTCGGAGCCTGAACGTGGATAAATGGGAGCATCAATTGAGTTTCGGGCAAGGACTATGTTGTAATTAATATTGTTATACTGACCAGTCCCGCCGCCGAAGGAGAATACCTGAGCGTAGTTTTTCAGGTTGTAAACCTGTAGGTTGATAGCCTGGTAAAGGGTAAAATAGTCATCCGGCCACTCAAGACGTTTACCCAAACCGAAAGTAATTCCATCTGTTGTGAAGGACGACCTGAGAGGGCTGTTCTTGGGTTGCCCGTTTGAATAAAGCGAATGAAAATAGGAAACGCTGAAGGCATGTGGTTTGCGCCCCCCAAGCCAGGGTTCGGTAAACGAGAAATTGTAGCTGATGTATCCTTTTCCATATGACTGCAGCCTGACTGATAGTTTTTGCCCATCACCTGATGGGATGGGTTTCCAGGCATCCTTATTGAATATGTTTTTCAACGAAAAATTATTGAACGACAATCCCAGTGTTCCGATAATCCGTCCGTAACCCCAACCACCTGATAACTCAACCTGATCGGCTGAGGTCTCTTCCACTTCGTAAATTACATCTACAGTGCCGTCAGTTGGATTAGGCTGAACATCAGGCTTGATGGTTTCGGCATTGAAATATCTTAGCTGGGCCAATTCTCTGGTTGTACGGATAATATTTGAACGATTGAATAACTGCCCCGGTCGCGATCTCAACTCACGGATAACCACATTGTCGTTTGTTTTGTCATTGCCTTTTACCAGTACCTTACTCACACGCGCCTGCTTGCCTTCACGTATTCTTACTTCAAGGTCAATGGTATCATTTTCAACATTTACCTCAATGGGCACCGCCTGAAAAAACAGGTATCCGTCGTCAAGGTACAACGAACTGACATCAATGCCTGCCGGGTTAAATGAGAGATTTGTATTCAGTAGTTCCTTATTGTAAATGTCGCCTTTTTTTATTCTCAGGACACTGCTTAGGAATTCATCCGTGTATTTGGTGTTGCCAATCCAGTTGATATCCCCAAAATAATATTGTGGCCCTTCCTCCACCTCGATGATGATACTTATGGATTTTTCATCTTTTCGGTAAATGGAATCTTTAACGATTCTGGCATCGCGGTAACCAAGAGACTGGTATTTGCTGATAAGGTTTCTCTTGTCTTCTTCAAAATCGGTTTCAATGTATTTAGATGACTTGAAAATTCTAATCCTTACATTTTCATTAAAATAATGGGTGGCTTGATCGTAAATGCTGTCAAACTGCAGGGAAAGCACTGCTTTTGTAACGTCCCAGATCAGAATTTCAATGTCGTCCAACGGCCGGAACACACCCATTTCCTTGGTATTTTTGAGTGCACGTAAAGCTTGCTCGGTGGAAAGGTCCTTGTTTCCAGACAGCTCGATCTGGTAAATTTTTATTTTTTCTTTTTTATCAATATTGAAAATGAGGGTAACACTATTTACTCTTGAAGTATCAGGTATCTGATCTATTTCGACCTGCGTATCAAGGAAGCCCTTTTTTGTAAAGTAGCTGACAATGCGGTAACGTGCAGTAGCAACCATATTTTCGGTGACAACATCTCCGGCATTGATTTTTATTTCGTCTTTGAGGTTATCGCCTTCCGATTTTGATACGCCGTTGAAAGAATACTTTGACATACGCGGCCGCTCTTTCAGCTCGATATTAAGGAAAATCAGGTTATCCTTGACATCGGTGGCGGCAATGCTAACATGCTCAAAAAGTCCCTGTTTCCATAAATTGTTGATCGCATCCCGGAATTTGTCGCTGGGGATTTTAATTTTTTGACCTACAGTCAGCCCCGAAATCATAATCAGTACATTTTTGTCAAGGTATTCAATCCCTGTGACAGTGATACCGCCAATTTCATATTCAGATGGCTGCATGTAGTCAATCTGAAATTCAGTTTGTCCGATAGTAACTTGTGCGGATAAGTGAAATGAAAGGCTGATTAAAATTAAAGCCAGGCATCCCGAAAACCAGGACAACACGGGAAGATTAAAAATCGGTTTGAATAATTTCGTCATTTCAGATGTTTACTTTCTCACTGATTTGTTCACTGGTTTTTCCAAATCGTCTCTCTCTGCATTGAAAATTCACAATGGCCTGGTAAAAATCTTCTTTTCTGAAATCAGGCCATAACTTTGGTGTGATGTAAATTTCTGAATAGGCCAACTGCCAAAGGAGGAAATTACTGATCCTGAATTCGCCGCTTGTGCGGATCAGCAACTCGGGGTCGGGAAAATCTTTGGTATAAAGATGGTTGGAAATTACCGCTTCATTAATATCGTCAATGGCAAGCTCTTTTTTGAGAACACGACGGGCAATTTCTTTTGTAGCTTCCATAATTTCGTGATGAGAACTGTAACTTAACGCAAGGATAAGGTTCAGCCGTTTGTGGTTTTTGGTTTTTTCTATTGCCCATTGCAGATGTTCATATGTTTTCTTTTGCAGGGCAGTGAGGTTCCCGATGGCAAGCAAACGGATGTCATTATCAATCAATGTTTTCATCTCACTATCGATGGTTTTGATTAAAAGTCGCATGAGTGCATCCACCTCATGGCGGGGTCGCTTCCAGTTTTCGGTTGAAAAAGCATACAATGTAAGGAACTCAATCCCAATCTCAGCGGCAGCCTCGGCAGTTTCACGCACAGCCAACACACCGTTTTCATGCCCTAAAGTTCGCATCAATCCCTGTTTCTTTGCCCACCTGCCATTACCGTCCATAATAACGGCAATGTGTCTGGGCAACCTTTCCATATCTATTTTTTCTTTAAAACTCATCTGCTTGTTAAAGGTAAAACCAACATTGTTGTTTCACCGGATAGGATTTTAATATAATTTATCCTGGTTAAAAAGTTTGCAAAAGTAGCACTATTTGAACTAACGATCAAAATCAACGCAAGTAGATTTCTCACCAATGGTAAACCGGTAAATCAACGTAATGCCTGCAAAGGAATACCAGTCATTGTTCTGAGGATTTCCACGCTGCATGCCTGGTTGATGTTTTATGGGTGATGGATCCGAAAGTACTTGTCTCGTGCGGATTTCATCAGGTGATAGCTGGTTAAAATCAACATAATAATTACCGCTGATATCATCCAGATAATCAGTAAATGTTTTACGCATACCCCATTCAGCGGTCATTCCCAACCGGTTGGTAAGGCTATATTTAAAACCAAAACCAAAAGCCATGGCAAAACTGAAAAGGCTGTATTGATCCTCTTCACCCTGACCTTCAGTACCAATATCTCTCAGGTCAATTGTTTCTCCCTGGTACTCGGTTTTCGGGCTAAAACTAAAGAATGCCGGGCCGGTAAAAAGAAAGGGAGAAAAATAATACACATGACTACCAGAAAAATATTCAAGGAAGTTAAATTCAACAAGAGCCGAAAGTTCTGAAATATTCGAAGAAAACCTGAGGTTTCGCATCTCATTCACTTTACTTACCGCATCGTCTCCGGCTACTTCGCCACGAATCAACTGACCCCGCATTGCCCAGCGATCGTTAAAGTTAAAGCGAACCAGACCCCCAATAGCCGGACGGGTAAACAAAAACTGCTTACCCGGATTCAACTCACCCAGATAATAGGAGCCTCCGCCGAAAACACCAATATCAATGTCCTGTCCTTTCACCGGATAAAATGAAATAAACATAAGGATAAAAAAAACTGCTGCTATTCCTATTTTACGCTTCAAACCTATTCTTTTAATCAAATTTGTATGTCACATGATGAACTGAAATTCCTTCTTCAGGGGTTTCAACCTGGTATTCAAGCCGAAACCCGCTCATATCGCAAAATGTTGTACCAATACCGCTGATAATTGTATCGGAAAGGCTGTAAGTAAGATCAATATTTCCAATCGAATCGGGGATCATTATCAGGTTGAAATGGCTTCCGAAATTATTGAAATTATAAACCTTTATCCAGTTGAACGTGGTGCTGAATAACTCGCAGTTGATGTGGTATGGTGGAACAATCTGGTTAAATGGCTTTATCGTGTCGCTGGCTAAAAATCGGCCCTGATAAAAAGCATTTGAAAGAGGTTTTATTTCCACACGCCGGCTTGCCAATGCAGTATTGCCATCGGCATCTGTTGCCTTGTAATCAACCGTGTAAACGCCTACACTATCAGTGTTCACGGTTGAAAAGTCTACTATCATTTCAATTTGCTCAACTGATGTAAGGTCATCTTTCAAAATGAAACCCGGTTCGGTGAAATTGCATCCCGGGAACATAGTCAAAGGATTGCTTCCCTTAAGGATCAAGGTAGGTGGAATTTTGTCATCCATGACTTTTTCACAGGAATAAAAAGCAAGGAAAATGACGATAAGAAAAAGTGAGAATTTTACGAATTGTTGCATACTTGAAGAAAACCACGAAATTCAGCATTTTAAACTCTGGTTGTCCATTTTTAGTATGTATGCGTTACTGGAATGGTGCAATGGGCTGGAAAATGGGGAAAGGGGAAATGCATGCCCGGATGCGACTAAGGAGGATGTCATATCGCTTACTGCCTGCTGCTTACTTTCTGGCGCCCTACTCCTCCCTGAATCGGTTCCTCTGATCCTTACCCCAAAGGAGTTTTTCGCGAATGGTGCTGAAGAAATCTTTATTTTGGAGCTGGATGAGGTTGATTTTGAAATCGGCCCTTTTAATGATCATTTCGGCGGTGTGGTCAATTTGCCCGAATCTTGAGTCAAGACCAATCAGGTACTGCTCGTTGCGGCCTCCGATGGTAATCCGGATGGTACATTTATCAGGAATTATAATTGGTCGGACAGTGAGGTTGTGGCTGGCAA
This region includes:
- a CDS encoding DUF5011 domain-containing protein; translation: MQQFVKFSLFLIVIFLAFYSCEKVMDDKIPPTLILKGSNPLTMFPGCNFTEPGFILKDDLTSVEQIEMIVDFSTVNTDSVGVYTVDYKATDADGNTALASRRVEIKPLSNAFYQGRFLASDTIKPFNQIVPPYHINCELFSTTFNWIKVYNFNNFGSHFNLIMIPDSIGNIDLTYSLSDTIISGIGTTFCDMSGFRLEYQVETPEEGISVHHVTYKFD
- a CDS encoding isoprenyl transferase; its protein translation is MSFKEKIDMERLPRHIAVIMDGNGRWAKKQGLMRTLGHENGVLAVRETAEAAAEIGIEFLTLYAFSTENWKRPRHEVDALMRLLIKTIDSEMKTLIDNDIRLLAIGNLTALQKKTYEHLQWAIEKTKNHKRLNLILALSYSSHHEIMEATKEIARRVLKKELAIDDINEAVISNHLYTKDFPDPELLIRTSGEFRISNFLLWQLAYSEIYITPKLWPDFRKEDFYQAIVNFQCRERRFGKTSEQISEKVNI
- a CDS encoding BamA/TamA family outer membrane protein gives rise to the protein MTKLFKPIFNLPVLSWFSGCLALILISLSFHLSAQVTIGQTEFQIDYMQPSEYEIGGITVTGIEYLDKNVLIMISGLTVGQKIKIPSDKFRDAINNLWKQGLFEHVSIAATDVKDNLIFLNIELKERPRMSKYSFNGVSKSEGDNLKDEIKINAGDVVTENMVATARYRIVSYFTKKGFLDTQVEIDQIPDTSRVNSVTLIFNIDKKEKIKIYQIELSGNKDLSTEQALRALKNTKEMGVFRPLDDIEILIWDVTKAVLSLQFDSIYDQATHYFNENVRIRIFKSSKYIETDFEEDKRNLISKYQSLGYRDARIVKDSIYRKDEKSISIIIEVEEGPQYYFGDINWIGNTKYTDEFLSSVLRIKKGDIYNKELLNTNLSFNPAGIDVSSLYLDDGYLFFQAVPIEVNVENDTIDLEVRIREGKQARVSKVLVKGNDKTNDNVVIRELRSRPGQLFNRSNIIRTTRELAQLRYFNAETIKPDVQPNPTDGTVDVIYEVEETSADQVELSGGWGYGRIIGTLGLSFNNFSLKNIFNKDAWKPIPSGDGQKLSVRLQSYGKGYISYNFSFTEPWLGGRKPHAFSVSYFHSLYSNGQPKNSPLRSSFTTDGITFGLGKRLEWPDDYFTLYQAINLQVYNLKNYAQVFSFGGGTGQYNNINYNIVLARNSIDAPIYPRSGSEVSLSLTVTPPYSAFSDKNYNLMSVEEKYKWIEYHKWKIKANFYTNPVSNLVVSFRTQFGFLGAYNKDIGVTPFERFYLGGDGLSGYNNLDGRELIGMRGYGNETITPEYYKNRNIGGTIYSKYTFELRFPLSLNPSATIYGLTFLEAGNAWESFASFNPFKVYRAAGFGMRVFLPMFGILGLDWGYGFDEVPGLPNANGAQFHFSINQSID